From Halococcus saccharolyticus DSM 5350, a single genomic window includes:
- the menD gene encoding 2-succinyl-5-enolpyruvyl-6-hydroxy-3-cyclohexene-1-carboxylic-acid synthase: MTGNERDERNRHDSREKIGRDNESGDDSNWPNRNTLWAETFVDEFAKGGVSAVCIAPGSRSTPLTVAFADHPEIRIFSHLDERSAAFFALGRAKRTGEPTPVLSTSGTATANFHPAVIEANQARVPLLVLTADRPPELRDSGANQTVDQEKLYGSAVRFYRDLPEPAADGRKLRSLRVDAARALAASTGTPPGPVHLNFPFGKPLEPVPVSGDVPDGFEADEPLAATGRDGPFVGTELGQPHLDDAGLERVNEALEAEHGLVVAGPSTTLDPSSFAELASATGFPVLADPLSGLRYGSHLADLDVPVCGGYDSYLDANAVDDWPAPEAVLRVGASPTSKVLRNYLRDAVQESGTRQFVVDPAGEWREATFTASDLVIADPNRLARKLADRVGRLDSSASDAWCERFRTAEARYWDEIETAHDEQFFEGTVPGDVIADAPNPATVFVSNSMTVRDADRFGQPRDADLTVFGNRGASGIDGIVSSGLGAGSATDDPLVLVLGDLAYYHDMNGLLALVRCGVDATIVLVDNDGGGIFRMLPIAEFDPPFTEQFETPHGLDFAPTAELYGFEFVRADGRAAFRDAYRASLDATGTQVIEVEFDAETSHEFRETVHERASDALDE, translated from the coding sequence ATGACTGGAAACGAGCGCGACGAGCGAAACAGACATGACAGTCGTGAAAAAATTGGGCGCGACAACGAGTCTGGCGACGATTCGAACTGGCCGAACCGCAACACGCTCTGGGCCGAGACGTTCGTCGACGAGTTCGCGAAGGGGGGCGTTTCGGCAGTCTGTATCGCCCCCGGCAGCCGCTCGACACCCCTCACCGTGGCGTTTGCCGACCACCCCGAAATTCGAATCTTCTCCCACCTCGACGAGCGCTCGGCGGCCTTCTTCGCGCTCGGTCGGGCGAAACGCACTGGAGAACCGACGCCGGTGCTTTCGACGTCGGGGACCGCGACCGCGAACTTCCACCCCGCGGTGATCGAGGCGAATCAGGCGCGCGTCCCTCTCCTCGTCCTGACCGCCGATCGGCCGCCCGAACTTCGCGACAGCGGCGCGAACCAGACCGTGGACCAGGAGAAACTCTATGGGTCGGCGGTCCGGTTCTACCGTGATCTCCCCGAACCCGCGGCCGACGGCCGAAAACTCCGTTCGCTCCGGGTCGATGCCGCCCGCGCGCTCGCGGCCAGCACTGGGACGCCGCCCGGTCCCGTGCATCTCAACTTCCCGTTCGGAAAGCCACTCGAACCCGTTCCCGTGTCAGGCGACGTGCCGGACGGGTTCGAAGCCGACGAACCGCTCGCCGCGACGGGCCGCGACGGGCCGTTCGTCGGGACCGAACTCGGTCAGCCCCACCTCGACGACGCCGGGTTGGAACGAGTGAACGAGGCACTCGAAGCCGAGCACGGTCTCGTCGTCGCCGGTCCGAGCACGACGCTCGACCCGTCGTCGTTCGCCGAACTCGCGAGCGCGACCGGCTTTCCGGTGCTCGCCGATCCGCTCTCGGGGCTGCGGTACGGTTCGCATCTCGCCGATCTCGACGTTCCTGTATGTGGTGGCTACGACTCGTACCTCGACGCGAACGCCGTCGACGACTGGCCCGCTCCCGAGGCCGTCCTCCGGGTTGGCGCGTCACCCACCTCGAAGGTCCTCAGAAACTACCTCCGCGACGCGGTGCAGGAGTCGGGAACACGCCAGTTTGTCGTCGATCCCGCGGGCGAGTGGCGCGAGGCAACCTTCACCGCGAGCGACCTCGTAATCGCCGATCCCAACAGACTCGCGCGCAAACTCGCGGATCGTGTGGGGCGGCTCGACTCGTCCGCGAGCGATGCGTGGTGCGAGCGATTTCGAACGGCAGAGGCGCGCTACTGGGACGAAATCGAGACCGCACACGACGAGCAGTTCTTCGAGGGCACGGTTCCGGGCGACGTGATCGCCGACGCTCCCAACCCCGCGACGGTGTTCGTCTCGAACTCGATGACCGTGCGCGACGCCGACCGGTTCGGGCAGCCCCGCGATGCCGACCTCACCGTGTTCGGCAACCGCGGCGCGAGCGGGATCGACGGGATCGTCTCTTCTGGATTGGGCGCGGGTAGCGCGACCGACGACCCGCTCGTGCTCGTGCTCGGCGATCTCGCGTACTATCACGACATGAACGGGCTGCTCGCACTCGTGCGGTGCGGGGTCGACGCCACGATCGTGCTGGTCGACAACGACGGCGGCGGCATCTTCCGGATGCTGCCGATCGCCGAGTTCGACCCGCCGTTCACCGAGCAGTTTGAGACACCACACGGCCTCGATTTCGCACCGACCGCCGAGCTGTACGGCTTCGAGTTCGTTCGTGCCGATGGTCGCGCGGCGTTCCGGGACGCCTACCGCGCGTCGCTCGACGCGACGGGAACACAGGTCATCGAGGTCGAGTTCGATGCCGAGACGAGCCACGAGTTCCGCGAGACCGTCCACGAGCGGGCGTCCGACGCGCTCGACGAGTGA
- a CDS encoding isochorismate synthase gives MLTFVAVRSIRDEVTKTGRERWKDTLKGLPPERPVMEQAGNESRPTNVAGGRLVSRTREVSDLSFSAFLASQSAPRVSWATPDGFELVGGDAAATLTATGPDRFDILREDAAALFADSDTDGPPAARPRAIGGLAFDPSHEPAPPWTGFPGALFVVPRIQLTRADDRTWLTVTAAGPDVDPATVTADLDAAHDAITDLPMMRPSGGGPGVTATRRTASKDEWTDGVAAVVERIRAGDLQKVVLATALDVDLASPIDVPGTLERLRRTYPECYRFLVQPTADAGFFGPPPERLVKITGQAVETEALAGSVARGDTPEADADLARSLRTSEKLRHEQALVVDAIRERLAPLGRVEVGERDVRKFANIQHLRTPISATLDDDTHVLDVVEALHPTPAVGGLPPESAREVIHGTEPFDRGWYAAPMGWFDAAGDGEFAVGIRSAVAGGRHARLYAGNGIVADSDPDEEWEELGPKFRPVLDELERE, from the coding sequence GTGCTGACTTTCGTGGCCGTTCGATCGATACGCGACGAGGTGACGAAAACCGGGCGAGAGCGGTGGAAGGACACGCTCAAGGGCTTGCCACCCGAACGTCCGGTAATGGAACAGGCAGGAAACGAAAGCCGACCGACGAACGTTGCGGGCGGGCGGCTGGTCAGCCGCACGCGGGAGGTTTCCGATCTGTCCTTTTCAGCATTTCTCGCCAGCCAGTCGGCTCCGCGCGTGTCGTGGGCGACACCTGACGGGTTCGAACTGGTCGGCGGCGACGCGGCGGCCACGCTCACGGCCACCGGGCCAGACCGATTCGACATACTCCGTGAGGACGCAGCGGCGCTGTTCGCCGACAGCGACACCGACGGACCACCTGCCGCACGTCCGCGGGCCATCGGCGGGCTCGCGTTCGACCCGTCGCACGAACCTGCTCCGCCGTGGACCGGATTCCCAGGGGCCTTGTTCGTCGTCCCTCGGATTCAGCTCACCCGAGCCGACGATCGGACGTGGCTGACCGTCACGGCGGCCGGGCCGGACGTCGATCCAGCGACGGTCACGGCCGATCTCGACGCCGCACACGACGCGATCACCGACCTGCCGATGATGCGCCCGAGCGGCGGCGGGCCGGGAGTCACCGCCACTCGACGGACTGCCTCGAAGGACGAATGGACCGACGGCGTCGCGGCGGTCGTCGAACGGATCCGGGCGGGCGACCTCCAGAAGGTCGTGCTCGCAACCGCACTCGACGTCGATCTCGCCTCGCCGATCGACGTGCCGGGCACCCTCGAACGCCTCCGCCGGACCTATCCGGAGTGCTATCGATTTCTCGTCCAGCCCACGGCCGACGCCGGCTTTTTCGGCCCGCCGCCCGAGCGGCTCGTGAAGATCACGGGTCAGGCGGTCGAAACCGAGGCGCTCGCGGGATCGGTCGCCCGTGGCGACACGCCCGAGGCCGACGCCGACCTCGCACGATCGCTCCGAACCAGCGAGAAACTCCGTCACGAGCAGGCGCTCGTGGTCGACGCCATCCGCGAACGCCTCGCGCCGCTCGGCCGGGTCGAGGTCGGTGAGCGCGATGTCCGGAAGTTCGCGAACATCCAGCACCTCCGGACGCCGATCTCCGCCACTCTCGACGACGATACACACGTTCTTGACGTGGTCGAGGCGCTTCATCCGACGCCCGCGGTCGGCGGGCTGCCGCCCGAGAGCGCGCGCGAGGTCATTCACGGGACCGAGCCATTCGATCGGGGATGGTACGCCGCACCGATGGGGTGGTTCGACGCCGCGGGCGACGGCGAGTTCGCGGTCGGGATTCGGTCGGCGGTCGCCGGCGGTCGCCACGCCAGGCTCTACGCCGGCAACGGTATCGTCGCCGACTCCGATCCCGACGAGGAGTGGGAGGAGCTCGGGCCGAAGTTTCGGCCCGTGCTCGACGAACTCGAACGCGAATGA